From one Humulus lupulus chromosome 8, drHumLupu1.1, whole genome shotgun sequence genomic stretch:
- the LOC133796168 gene encoding secreted RxLR effector protein 161-like produces MEEDIDSLKKNETWSLIEKPVGKKVVGNRFGFADAKPVSTPISHQFRISCSQAPTTEEEASYLEFIPYTRIVGSIMYIMVCTRPDICHGVSVVSRFMSKQGQQHWKAVKWILRYLKGTTNTGLVYGSDTSNTGVMGYVDSDYAEDLDTRRSQSGYVFMLNGCTISWKANLQTIVALSTTEA; encoded by the exons ATGGAAGAAGATATAGATTCTCTAAAGAAAAACGAGACTTGGAGCCTGATTGAGAAACCTGTTGGCAAGAAGGTTGTGGGAA ATAGATTTGGGTTTGCTGATGCGAAACCAGTCAGTACACCCATATCTCATCAGTTTAGAATATCCTGCTCACAAGCACCAACCACTGAAGAAGAAGCTAGCTATTTGGAGTTTATTCCTTACACAAGAATTGTAGGCAGTATCATGTATATCATGGTCTGCACTCGACCAGATATCTGTCATGGGGTTAGCGTGGTGAGCAGATTTATGAGCAAACAAGGACAACAACATTGGAAGGCTGTCAAGTGGATTCTGAGATACTTAAAGGGAACAACCAATACTGGATTAGTATATGGTTCAGACACAAGCAATACAGGTGTTATGGGCTATGTAGATTCAGACTATGCTGAGGATCTAGACACAAGGAGATCTCAATCAGGTTATGTGTTCATGCTAAATGGGTGTACAATCAGCTGGAAAGCCAATCTTCAAACCATTGTAGCCCTATCTACCACAGAGGCATAA
- the LOC133796170 gene encoding protein EXPORTIN 1A-like produces the protein MIPLNTNIPEAYAIGSSEEQAFIQNLALFFTSFYKSHIRVLETPGENIAALLMGVEYLTKISYVDDTEFFKVCLDLWNSFVLELFEAHHNLDNPAVTANMMGLQMPLLPGMVDGLGSQLMQRWQLYAEPMSKLRMLMISRMAKPEEVLIVEDENGNIVRETMKDNDVLVQYKIMRETLIFRELWMAANNFSSKYLLTSFAKPPP, from the exons ATGATTCCTCTTAATACAAACATTCCTGAGGCTTATGCAATTGGTTCCAGCGAAGAGCAG GCTTTTATTCAGAATTTGGCTTTGTTTTTCACTTCATTTTATAAG TCTCACATTCGTGTGCTGGAAACTCCTGGAGAGAACATAGCTGCTTTGCTCATGGGTGTTGAATATCTTACCAAAATTTCATATGTGGATGACACAGAATTTTTCAAG GTTTGCTTAGACCTTTGGAATTCGTTTGTGTTGGAACTATTTGAGGCACACCACAATTTGGATAATCCTGCTGTAACGGCAAACATGATGGGGCTGCAG ATGCCTTTGCTACCTGGTATGGTTGATGGCCTTGGATCACAACTGATGCAGCGGTGGCAATTATATGCTGAGCCAATGTCAAAGTTAAGAATGCTTATGATTTCTCGTATGGCCAAGCCAGAAGAGGTTCTCATAGTGGAAGATGAAAATGGCAATATTGTTCGTGAAACCATGAAGGACAATGATGTTCTCGTGCAATATAAG ATCATGAGGGAGACTTTGATATTTAGAGAGCTTTGGATGGCAGCAAACAacttcagcagcaagtacttg cttacctcctttGCTAAACCACCTCCTTGA
- the LOC133794492 gene encoding protein EXPORTIN 1B-like, with translation MAILKLLSEEVFDFSRGEMTQSKIKELKQSLNSEFQLIHELCLYVLSASQRAELIRATLSTLHAFLSWIPLGYIFESPLLETLLNFFPMPSYRNLTLQCLTEVATLNFGDFYNAQYVKMYTIFMKLLQVGPK, from the exons ATGGCTATATTGaag CTTCTAAGTGAAGAGGTGTTTGATTTCTCAAGAGGAGAGATGACTCAAAGTAAGATAAAGGAGCTTAAACAATCATTGAACAG TGAATTTCAACTCATTCATGAGCTATGCTTATATGTACTATCAGCCTCTCAAAGAGCTGAGCTTATACGTGCAACACTCTCCACATTGCACGCATTTCTCTCATGGATTCCCCTGGGATATATATTTGAGTCTCCATTG CTTGAAACGCTGCTGAATTTTTTCCCCATGCCATCGTATCGGAATCTCACTCTTCAGTGTTTGACAGAG GTTGCAACACTTAATTTTGGAGATTTCTACAATGCCCAGTACGTTAAGATGTACACCATATTCATGAAATTGTTACAGGTAGGTCCAAAATGA